The proteins below come from a single Nitrosospira sp. Is2 genomic window:
- a CDS encoding YihY/virulence factor BrkB family protein produces the protein MRIPHVWSLVKTTFSSWLDDYAPSMGAALAYYTMFSIAPLLLIVISTAGLIFGEEAVRGEIFGQLRGLMGDEGARAVQSLLESVSAPEEGKAGTVIGTVLLLIGATTVLSELQDAFDRIWRVPAKDKSGGVWGVIRSRLLSFGMILGIGFLMMVSLVFSAATAALGKWWGPFFSDLQVIVGVVNFAFSFALATTVFAVLYKFMPHVRILWRDVWGGAAVTALLFTIGKFLIGLYIGKSAISSGFGAAGSLVVVLVWVYYSAQIFLLGAEFTKVYSQAHGSRKKQPLPEGEEYPPSHRRTPKGEQLDRLFQ, from the coding sequence ATGAGAATTCCGCATGTGTGGAGTCTGGTCAAGACAACTTTTTCGTCCTGGCTCGATGATTACGCCCCAAGCATGGGGGCGGCGCTCGCCTATTACACGATGTTCTCCATTGCGCCACTGCTGTTGATTGTCATTTCGACCGCAGGCCTCATCTTTGGCGAAGAAGCGGTGCGCGGGGAGATTTTTGGGCAACTGAGGGGTTTGATGGGCGACGAAGGAGCCCGCGCGGTACAGAGTTTGCTCGAAAGTGTCAGCGCTCCTGAAGAAGGAAAAGCCGGAACGGTCATCGGGACCGTCCTGCTGCTGATCGGAGCAACAACAGTATTGAGCGAGCTCCAGGACGCTTTTGACCGGATCTGGCGCGTTCCCGCCAAAGACAAAAGTGGCGGTGTATGGGGCGTGATCCGTTCGCGGCTGCTATCCTTCGGCATGATACTGGGCATCGGTTTTTTGATGATGGTTTCCCTCGTGTTCAGCGCGGCAACGGCTGCGCTTGGTAAATGGTGGGGCCCATTCTTTTCCGACCTTCAGGTTATTGTGGGCGTGGTCAACTTTGCTTTCAGCTTTGCGCTTGCTACAACGGTTTTTGCGGTACTTTACAAGTTTATGCCCCACGTGAGGATTCTCTGGCGGGACGTCTGGGGCGGCGCTGCGGTTACCGCACTCCTGTTTACCATCGGGAAGTTCCTCATCGGTCTCTACATCGGGAAGAGCGCCATCAGCTCTGGATTTGGCGCCGCAGGATCGCTGGTGGTGGTGCTGGTATGGGTGTATTACTCTGCCCAGATCTTTTTACTTGGAGCCGAATTTACGAAGGTGTATTCCCAGGCTCATGGATCGCGCAAGAAACAGCCGTTGCCGGAAGGTGAAGAGTACCCACCGAGCCATAGGAGAACCCCAAAGGGAGAGCAGCTCGACCGGCTCTTTCAGTGA
- a CDS encoding CAP domain-containing protein encodes MSQVNAYEQYMLELINADRAKVGAQPLASDSDLNESAENHSAWMISTDTFSHTGAGGSDPGARIKAAGYSPSGWAENIAWMSTRSPAGLQNEVEQLHTNLMNSPGHRANLLNDSYREIGVGFEVGQYRTYEAAFVTQNFGRSGSNSFVTGVAIGDADGDKRYDIGEGLGNITVSAKNMATNAVTTTTTNGAGGYELSLAAGSYTVNFSGSGVATTKQVSLGSKNIKLDLVNSGSGSGTPTTPDEPTTPTTPTTPTTPTTPTIPGSSTISGTAGRDTLDGTSANDVIVGLEGSDRLYGKAGDDKLDGGSGRDRLYGDSGNDSINGGSGNDALWGNAGTDTLTGGTGQDAFVFNASFVGAVDTITDYSTSEDMIYLENGIFTSLRGGDLSASAFHIGTAAHDATDRIIYDADTGGLYYDADGTGGAAAQQFAQLTAEINLSDADFYVI; translated from the coding sequence ATGTCTCAAGTCAACGCCTATGAGCAGTATATGCTTGAACTCATCAACGCTGATCGCGCTAAAGTTGGCGCGCAGCCTCTTGCTTCCGACAGTGACCTGAATGAGTCGGCTGAAAACCATAGTGCCTGGATGATCTCGACAGACACGTTCTCCCACACTGGCGCAGGCGGATCCGATCCCGGCGCCCGCATCAAGGCCGCTGGGTACTCCCCTAGCGGCTGGGCTGAAAATATCGCCTGGATGAGCACCCGTTCGCCCGCGGGCCTGCAAAATGAAGTGGAGCAATTACACACTAACCTGATGAATTCGCCCGGACATCGTGCCAACCTGTTGAATGATAGCTACCGCGAAATAGGGGTAGGGTTCGAGGTTGGACAATACCGTACCTACGAGGCCGCGTTCGTTACGCAAAACTTCGGCCGTAGCGGATCGAATTCTTTTGTGACAGGCGTTGCCATTGGCGATGCGGATGGTGACAAGCGGTACGACATCGGTGAAGGGCTGGGAAATATCACGGTCAGCGCAAAAAATATGGCGACCAACGCCGTCACGACGACCACCACGAATGGCGCGGGGGGCTATGAACTGTCCCTCGCGGCCGGAAGCTACACGGTCAATTTTTCTGGCAGTGGAGTTGCCACCACCAAACAGGTCAGTCTTGGCAGCAAGAATATCAAGCTGGATCTCGTCAATTCCGGGAGCGGCAGCGGCACACCAACCACGCCCGACGAGCCAACGACCCCAACAACTCCTACAACTCCTACAACCCCAACAACGCCAACGATACCCGGGTCCAGCACAATCTCCGGTACGGCAGGACGCGACACTCTGGATGGGACCTCCGCTAACGACGTGATCGTGGGCCTCGAGGGCAGCGACAGGCTCTACGGTAAAGCCGGAGACGACAAACTCGACGGCGGTAGCGGGCGTGACAGGCTGTATGGCGATTCCGGCAACGACAGCATCAATGGTGGCAGCGGCAACGATGCACTGTGGGGTAACGCGGGGACAGACACCTTGACCGGTGGAACGGGTCAAGATGCGTTCGTGTTCAATGCCTCCTTCGTCGGAGCAGTAGACACGATTACGGACTATTCAACGAGTGAGGACATGATCTACCTAGAGAATGGCATCTTTACCAGTCTGCGCGGCGGTGACCTGAGTGCATCAGCCTTTCATATTGGTACTGCAGCGCATGACGCCACGGATCGGATAATATACGACGCGGATACCGGCGGACTGTATTACGATGCCGACGGCACAGGTGGCGCGGCCGCCCAGCAGTTCGCCCAACTGACGGCTGAAATTAATCTTAGCGACGCGGATTTCTACGTTATCTGA
- a CDS encoding putative molybdenum carrier protein: protein MAIHKVISGGQTGTDRAALDWAIDNGIEHGGWCPAGRRAEDGEIPERYALRQTPRRNYHQRTKWNVRDSDGTLIITPTPELTGGSLWTQKCARDLSRPYLHVYPCTSWREWIRTFLQTNSIRILNVAGSRGSSAKNIEAFVHDVLDEVFSNAERD, encoded by the coding sequence ATGGCGATCCATAAAGTTATCTCGGGCGGACAAACCGGAACCGACCGGGCCGCGCTTGATTGGGCCATCGATAACGGTATTGAACATGGCGGCTGGTGCCCGGCTGGGCGGCGGGCGGAAGACGGAGAGATTCCGGAGCGATATGCCTTGCGACAAACCCCAAGGCGCAATTATCACCAACGTACCAAATGGAACGTGCGCGATAGCGATGGCACGCTGATTATTACCCCGACGCCAGAGCTCACCGGCGGCTCGCTCTGGACGCAGAAATGCGCCCGGGATTTAAGCCGGCCTTATCTGCACGTTTATCCATGTACTTCTTGGCGCGAATGGATCAGGACTTTTCTGCAAACAAATTCAATCCGGATACTGAATGTGGCAGGGTCGCGCGGTTCAAGCGCAAAAAACATAGAAGCGTTTGTTCACGACGTGTTGGACGAGGTGTTCAGTAATGCTGAACGTGACTGA
- a CDS encoding alkaline phosphatase PhoX, producing MFKRKKTSILVPGALVVMAGMMQATEGTAAPTSFDNFTPLASSVPPGSLPESAPFQLSAPNFSQVRIADRTTQLGLGEANTGSWDMITANETGPNAGRYLFSPFETSMAGVHRIDLMTGLTKTIVAPGTQGFVSGDASRWAPWGGLLTAEESWGGGSTKGRLFEVTNPVTATGTSDANFVSRSILPHVSHEGLVFDKNNSLYFIDELNGGSIYKYVSANPNATSGNDYFAAGQTFAMLVNGGGNANAVGAVTWAPITNTSGGALAGVSVINADGSIDGRLTADAVKGTDYQRPEDMEIKTLANGDQMIFVATTTTNEIYSINLASNQVNLFASRGTTDEATGVAVGTTLTSPDNLAIDGAGNIYIVEDQPGGVADIWFARDTGNDGVADSLGRWASMSTIGAEPTGLYFDKFNSNVAYVNVQHPDSLADSTVMISAVPEPETYAMLVAGLGLLGAVAPRRKISAK from the coding sequence ATGTTTAAACGTAAAAAAACGAGCATTCTTGTTCCAGGAGCACTTGTGGTTATGGCCGGGATGATGCAAGCCACGGAAGGCACGGCCGCGCCGACTTCTTTCGACAATTTCACTCCGTTAGCGAGCAGTGTGCCGCCGGGCTCATTGCCAGAGTCGGCCCCGTTCCAGTTATCCGCGCCTAATTTCTCGCAGGTCCGTATCGCCGATCGCACCACCCAGCTTGGCCTCGGCGAAGCCAACACGGGTAGCTGGGATATGATCACCGCGAATGAAACTGGCCCTAACGCCGGCCGTTACCTCTTTAGCCCATTTGAAACCTCGATGGCCGGGGTGCATCGTATCGATTTAATGACAGGGCTAACGAAGACCATCGTTGCGCCGGGCACGCAGGGCTTTGTTTCAGGTGACGCCTCCCGCTGGGCGCCTTGGGGCGGGCTCTTGACCGCCGAAGAATCCTGGGGGGGCGGTAGCACAAAGGGTCGTCTGTTTGAAGTGACCAACCCCGTGACCGCGACCGGCACGAGCGACGCGAATTTTGTAAGCCGATCCATCCTGCCGCATGTATCGCATGAAGGCCTGGTTTTCGACAAGAACAACAGCCTCTACTTCATCGATGAGCTGAATGGCGGCAGTATCTACAAATACGTCTCTGCTAATCCGAATGCCACCAGCGGTAACGACTACTTTGCGGCCGGACAGACGTTCGCCATGCTGGTCAATGGCGGTGGTAATGCCAACGCTGTAGGTGCAGTCACTTGGGCGCCGATAACCAATACCTCTGGCGGAGCCCTTGCCGGGGTATCCGTCATCAACGCCGACGGCAGCATTGATGGGCGGTTAACAGCCGACGCGGTGAAGGGAACCGACTACCAGCGGCCCGAGGATATGGAGATCAAAACCCTGGCCAATGGGGATCAAATGATATTTGTCGCGACCACCACGACGAATGAGATCTACTCCATCAATTTGGCTTCCAACCAGGTGAACCTGTTCGCGAGTCGCGGCACGACCGATGAGGCTACGGGCGTGGCAGTCGGCACGACGCTGACCAGCCCGGATAACTTGGCAATAGATGGCGCTGGCAATATCTATATTGTCGAGGACCAGCCCGGTGGAGTCGCTGACATCTGGTTTGCCCGCGATACCGGGAACGATGGCGTGGCCGACTCCTTGGGACGTTGGGCCTCCATGTCCACGATTGGGGCCGAACCCACGGGTCTTTATTTCGACAAATTCAATTCCAATGTCGCGTATGTGAATGTCCAGCACCCGGATAGCCTGGCGGACAGCACCGTCATGATCTCCGCCGTGCCTGAGCCGGAAACCTACGCCATGTTGGTGGCGGGTTTGGGTCTGCTGGGAGCGGTAGCGCCTCGCAGAAAGATATCCGCGAAGTAA
- the putA gene encoding trifunctional transcriptional regulator/proline dehydrogenase/L-glutamate gamma-semialdehyde dehydrogenase: MMVTLQSEPLAPQPPLRAAITNAYRRDEAQSVGELMTWMKWPWQSRCHAQEQARKLIAAVRGKRARSFGVDALLHEFSLSSQEGIALMCLAEALLRIPDWQTADDLIRDKISKGNWRAHLGHSPSLFVNAASWGLLITGRLVSTHGEGGLTAALTRLIEKGGEPLIRKGVDLAMRMLGQQFVAGETIAEALERSREPEARGFRYSYDMLGEAALTAADASRYYASYEDAIHAIGEVSGGRGIYTGPGISVKLSALHPRYVRAQRQRVMAELLPRLKSLLLLAKRYGIGLNIDAEEADRLDLSLDLLEALALDLDLAGWDGIGFVVQAYQKRCHFVIDWIIDLARRSGHRIMVRLVKGAYWDAEIKRAQVDGLDGYPVYTRKVHTDAAYLVCAQRLLGAPDAVYPQFATHNAHTLSAVYQMARDAGNDDYEFQCLHGMGETLYDEVIGVDQLAKPCRVYAPVGSHKTLLAYLVRRLLENGANSSFVSRLVDENVSVDELVADPIAWIEQEGMSPHPAIPLPRDLYGAERTNSAGIDLSDEHALSVLASELAVAEANEWRAAPILADSNCSRSEGKQLPVINPADHTDQVGVVIEATEAEVGAALAAAQAFAPEWGSAPLNFRAGLLEHAADLLEAHRAVLIGLAVREAGKSLSNAVAEVREAADFCRYYAQQMRRQFADVDQPKPLGPVACISPWNFSLSIFIGEVSAALAAGNTVLAKPAEQTPLIAAAAVRLLHEAGIPRAALQFLPGGGETVGAQLIGDARVRGVIFTGSTEVAQLIHRALAKRSHGDEIPLIAETGGQNAMVVDSSARLEQVVQDVLVSAFDSAGQRCSSLRVLCLQEDIAGSLLPMLKGGMQELTLGDPARLATDVGPVIDLQARKTLLAHITKMRAAGHEVFQLPLPGNCASGTFLPPTLIEIADIGELEREVFGPILHVMRFRREALDDLMRLINAAGYGLTLGVHSRIDETIDFVAAHAHVGNVYVNRNMIGAVVGVQPFGGEAKSGTGPKAGGPIYLHRMLRQAPISLAHIGVSNRRVHEPPVPLQALSGWAQQTGRPALAELCIDYANRTPLVNRISLHGPTGESNTLTFAPRGEVACVANDEATLLQQIAAALATGNRVLLADGSVTTALLDKLPAAAREEIRIDPDWTRASSPAVAAVLHSGPADEACRLRSELAARDGQLVPLILADDGRFSLYRLTVERVVTVNTTAAGGNATLMMLGA; encoded by the coding sequence ATGATGGTTACGCTCCAATCCGAGCCCCTTGCTCCGCAGCCGCCATTACGCGCTGCGATCACCAATGCCTACCGGCGCGATGAGGCGCAAAGCGTGGGCGAGTTGATGACCTGGATGAAATGGCCGTGGCAGAGCCGCTGCCATGCGCAGGAGCAGGCGCGCAAGCTGATTGCCGCCGTGCGCGGAAAGCGCGCACGATCTTTCGGGGTGGACGCGTTGTTGCACGAATTTTCACTGTCCAGCCAGGAGGGTATTGCGCTCATGTGCCTTGCGGAGGCGCTGCTTCGCATTCCGGATTGGCAAACCGCGGACGATCTGATCCGCGACAAGATCAGCAAGGGCAACTGGCGTGCGCACCTCGGGCACAGCCCCTCGCTGTTTGTGAATGCCGCGTCCTGGGGTCTGTTGATTACCGGCAGGCTGGTGTCGACGCATGGTGAGGGTGGATTGACAGCCGCGCTGACACGTCTGATCGAAAAAGGCGGGGAACCTCTGATCCGCAAGGGCGTCGACCTTGCAATGCGAATGCTGGGTCAGCAGTTTGTGGCCGGCGAGACAATCGCTGAAGCGCTCGAGCGCAGCCGCGAGCCGGAGGCGCGTGGTTTTCGATATTCATATGACATGCTCGGTGAGGCCGCCCTGACCGCAGCGGATGCCTCCCGTTATTACGCATCCTACGAAGATGCGATTCACGCGATTGGCGAGGTCAGCGGGGGGCGGGGCATCTATACGGGACCCGGGATCTCGGTCAAGCTTTCCGCGTTGCATCCTCGCTATGTACGCGCCCAGCGTCAGCGTGTGATGGCCGAGCTTTTGCCGCGGCTGAAGTCGCTGCTGCTGCTGGCGAAGCGCTACGGCATCGGGCTGAACATCGACGCCGAGGAAGCCGACCGCCTGGACCTCTCGCTGGATTTGCTGGAAGCGCTTGCGCTTGATCTGGATCTGGCCGGATGGGATGGCATTGGCTTTGTTGTCCAGGCGTATCAGAAGCGTTGCCACTTCGTAATAGACTGGATAATTGACCTCGCGCGCCGCAGCGGTCACCGGATCATGGTCCGGCTGGTCAAGGGCGCATACTGGGATGCGGAAATAAAGCGCGCACAGGTCGACGGGCTTGACGGCTACCCGGTCTATACACGCAAGGTGCACACCGACGCTGCCTATCTGGTTTGTGCTCAAAGGCTGCTAGGTGCGCCGGATGCGGTGTACCCGCAATTCGCAACGCACAATGCGCATACGCTATCGGCGGTGTATCAGATGGCGCGGGACGCGGGAAACGATGACTACGAATTTCAATGCCTGCACGGCATGGGCGAGACGCTGTACGACGAGGTGATTGGCGTCGATCAACTCGCCAAGCCGTGCCGTGTCTATGCGCCCGTCGGCAGCCACAAGACACTGCTTGCCTACTTGGTGCGGCGCCTGCTCGAGAACGGCGCAAACTCGTCATTCGTAAGCCGGTTGGTGGACGAGAATGTGAGCGTGGATGAATTGGTGGCTGACCCGATCGCGTGGATCGAGCAGGAGGGTATGAGTCCCCACCCGGCCATTCCGTTGCCGCGCGACCTGTACGGGGCCGAGCGCACGAACTCGGCCGGTATTGACTTGAGCGACGAGCACGCGCTTTCCGTGCTGGCCTCGGAATTGGCAGTGGCGGAAGCAAACGAGTGGCGCGCCGCGCCAATTCTGGCTGATAGCAATTGCAGCCGCTCGGAAGGCAAGCAACTGCCTGTTATCAATCCTGCAGACCACACCGACCAGGTAGGAGTGGTGATCGAGGCGACCGAAGCCGAAGTGGGGGCGGCCCTTGCGGCTGCGCAGGCGTTCGCGCCTGAGTGGGGATCAGCGCCGTTGAATTTCCGCGCGGGGCTGCTTGAGCATGCCGCCGACCTGCTTGAGGCGCACCGCGCAGTGCTGATTGGACTGGCCGTGCGCGAGGCGGGTAAGTCCCTTTCGAATGCAGTTGCGGAGGTGCGCGAGGCGGCGGACTTCTGCCGTTATTATGCGCAGCAGATGCGCAGGCAGTTCGCGGATGTCGACCAGCCTAAGCCACTTGGGCCGGTGGCGTGCATCAGCCCGTGGAATTTTTCGCTCTCGATCTTTATAGGCGAGGTGAGCGCCGCGCTTGCCGCCGGGAACACCGTGCTTGCAAAGCCGGCCGAGCAAACCCCGCTGATCGCGGCAGCGGCGGTAAGGTTACTGCATGAGGCCGGCATCCCGCGCGCGGCATTGCAGTTCCTGCCCGGGGGCGGCGAGACGGTTGGCGCGCAGCTCATCGGCGACGCGCGCGTGCGCGGGGTGATCTTCACAGGCTCCACCGAGGTTGCGCAGCTTATCCATCGCGCACTCGCCAAGCGCTCGCATGGCGATGAAATTCCCCTGATCGCCGAGACCGGCGGTCAGAATGCCATGGTGGTCGATTCGTCGGCACGGCTGGAGCAGGTCGTGCAGGACGTGCTGGTGTCGGCTTTCGACAGCGCCGGGCAGCGCTGCTCGTCGTTACGCGTGCTGTGCCTGCAGGAAGACATTGCCGGTAGTTTGCTGCCGATGCTGAAAGGCGGTATGCAGGAACTCACGCTTGGTGACCCGGCTCGTCTGGCGACAGACGTTGGGCCAGTGATTGACTTGCAAGCGCGGAAGACACTGCTCGCTCATATCACGAAGATGCGCGCGGCTGGCCACGAGGTATTCCAATTGCCGTTGCCGGGGAATTGTGCCAGCGGTACGTTTTTACCGCCTACTCTGATTGAGATCGCGGACATCGGGGAACTGGAACGCGAGGTGTTCGGCCCTATCCTCCATGTGATGCGCTTCCGCCGCGAGGCGTTGGACGATCTGATGAGGCTTATCAACGCAGCCGGATACGGACTTACGCTTGGCGTACACAGCCGGATCGACGAAACGATTGATTTTGTCGCGGCTCACGCGCATGTGGGAAATGTCTACGTTAACCGCAATATGATCGGCGCGGTGGTGGGCGTGCAACCCTTTGGCGGCGAGGCTAAATCCGGCACCGGGCCGAAGGCTGGCGGACCGATTTACCTGCACCGCATGTTGCGGCAAGCGCCAATATCGCTTGCCCACATCGGCGTCAGCAACCGGCGCGTGCACGAGCCACCTGTCCCATTGCAGGCGCTTTCAGGCTGGGCGCAGCAGACCGGTCGCCCGGCGCTCGCGGAGCTTTGCATCGATTACGCCAACCGTACGCCGCTGGTGAACCGTATCTCCCTGCATGGTCCGACGGGCGAGAGCAACACGCTCACCTTCGCGCCGCGCGGGGAGGTTGCCTGTGTAGCAAACGACGAGGCCACACTGCTTCAGCAGATTGCCGCCGCGCTTGCTACAGGCAATCGCGTGCTGCTTGCAGACGGATCGGTAACAACCGCGCTATTGGATAAGCTGCCCGCCGCGGCACGCGAAGAGATTCGGATCGACCCAGACTGGACTCGGGCGTCCAGCCCCGCCGTGGCCGCCGTGTTGCACTCCGGCCCGGCGGACGAGGCGTGCCGGCTGCGAAGCGAACTCGCCGCGCGCGATGGGCAATTGGTGCCGCTGATTCTAGCGGACGATGGACGTTTCTCGCTGTATCGGTTGACGGTCGAGCGTGTGGTAACAGTAAACACGACCGCTGCGGGCGGCAACGCGACCCTGATGATGCTCGGCGCTTAG
- a CDS encoding RNA repair domain-containing protein, with the protein MGPDGAIREVPLHRIREVYKNGELIWHRGA; encoded by the coding sequence ATTGGCCCCGATGGCGCAATTCGTGAAGTTCCCCTCCATCGGATAAGGGAAGTCTACAAGAACGGTGAACTGATCTGGCACAGAGGCGCCTAA
- a CDS encoding tyrosinase family protein, with amino-acid sequence MGIRKDQSSLTPAERSAFVGAVKALKASGAYDVFVAQHLAAFLAGPNDPAHGGPAFLPWHREYLRRFERALQGIDPSVSLPYWDWTVDRTPTASIWGLDFMGGNGMGGNQQVTTGPFAFATGEWTLTVLDPGDTTPFLTRAFGAMGSLPTQQAVNAAKSVVPYDSPPWNAGSSVNTSFRNRLEGVIHNPGHMWVGGSMMAMSSPNDPVFWLHHCNIDRLWAEWQTENPGRMYLPPSGTPGVVAGHGLDDPMPPWNNETSPPTPRSVLNHHTLDYSYDNEAPTTPENVQLTIDAAPVSASIGRPGEVDIFTFEVASPGSYIVETQGTTDVVMGLYGPNDEDMFITEDDDGGAGQNSRIAGDLSSGTYYVRLRHYSSSSIGNYSISVSGSGTQPNIPTIEVNGPAINGAITAGNQRNTYTFTSASPGSYTIETAGSTDCFVTLHGPDNPNTLMAQDDDSGPGTNSRIVADLGPGSYFVQVRHYSPEGTGAYSITVKG; translated from the coding sequence ATGGGTATCCGGAAAGACCAGTCCAGCTTGACTCCAGCTGAAAGATCAGCCTTCGTTGGCGCGGTAAAAGCGCTGAAGGCAAGCGGCGCGTACGACGTTTTCGTGGCCCAGCATCTGGCAGCTTTTCTCGCCGGCCCTAATGATCCCGCCCATGGAGGACCAGCCTTCCTGCCCTGGCACCGGGAATATCTTCGCCGGTTCGAACGCGCACTCCAGGGAATCGACCCGAGTGTTTCCCTGCCGTATTGGGACTGGACAGTCGATAGAACACCCACCGCCTCAATTTGGGGTTTGGATTTCATGGGCGGCAATGGCATGGGCGGCAACCAGCAGGTGACCACAGGTCCATTCGCCTTTGCTACCGGCGAATGGACGCTTACCGTTCTAGACCCGGGCGATACCACTCCCTTTCTTACGCGTGCTTTCGGAGCCATGGGATCTCTCCCCACCCAGCAGGCTGTCAACGCCGCCAAAAGCGTGGTGCCGTACGACTCGCCACCCTGGAATGCCGGTAGCAGCGTGAACACAAGCTTTCGCAACCGGCTGGAAGGAGTCATTCATAACCCGGGCCACATGTGGGTCGGAGGATCCATGATGGCAATGTCGTCGCCCAACGATCCCGTGTTCTGGCTGCACCACTGCAATATCGATCGGCTGTGGGCTGAATGGCAAACGGAGAATCCTGGCCGGATGTATCTCCCCCCCAGTGGAACCCCGGGCGTTGTCGCCGGCCACGGGCTGGATGACCCCATGCCGCCGTGGAACAATGAAACATCGCCGCCCACGCCCCGAAGCGTGCTCAATCATCATACTCTCGACTACTCCTACGACAATGAGGCGCCGACGACGCCGGAGAACGTGCAGCTTACCATCGATGCCGCCCCCGTTTCCGCCTCGATCGGCCGTCCGGGCGAGGTCGATATATTTACTTTTGAGGTGGCCTCGCCAGGTAGCTACATTGTGGAAACGCAAGGTACTACTGACGTGGTGATGGGCCTGTATGGTCCAAACGATGAGGACATGTTTATCACCGAGGACGACGATGGTGGGGCAGGGCAAAATTCCCGCATTGCTGGAGACTTGTCGTCAGGTACCTATTACGTGCGCTTGCGTCACTACAGCAGTTCATCCATTGGAAACTACAGTATTTCTGTAAGCGGCTCCGGAACTCAACCGAATATACCGACCATCGAGGTGAACGGTCCGGCGATAAACGGAGCGATTACCGCAGGAAACCAGCGGAATACATACACATTCACAAGCGCGAGCCCCGGTAGCTATACCATTGAAACTGCTGGAAGCACCGACTGCTTCGTCACATTGCATGGTCCCGACAACCCGAATACCCTCATGGCTCAGGATGATGATAGCGGTCCGGGAACAAACTCCAGGATCGTGGCGGACCTCGGGCCTGGGTCTTATTTTGTCCAGGTCAGGCATTACAGCCCGGAAGGCACTGGCGCTTATAGCATTACCGTTAAAGGCTGA
- a CDS encoding glycosyltransferase family 4 protein produces the protein MKIISTGDRPINLLQILGAAIVGGMETYVLRLLQRLPRDSFRVTCLCVAESDITKSLREIGCSVHITPFADDPDWQSIQLGVSLIRAESIDVIHAHLPNAHSLAGILSKLTDTPALATIHGRYLSIRDLEVHKIAQTHISVVAKTAYFHALSLGVPASKLRFIPNGVDTRVFHPTAGAIYLHSILNIPPHTPLIGFIGRLSPEKGPDVFVHIASMVHKQLKNCHFVLVGEGSMRTKLAEDISNLGLTGVIHMAGIQSDMPKVYASLDVVVSTSYSEAMPLALMEAMASGLAVVSTNVGGIVDIVEAGRTGLLNKVGDSEGMAANIVALMSDTSARAEMGKAARKRVKEKFELSQSVNQTGELLSSLIRTGYHSELNVGQA, from the coding sequence ATGAAAATAATCTCCACCGGGGATCGTCCGATCAATCTTCTGCAAATTCTAGGAGCGGCGATCGTGGGCGGCATGGAAACCTACGTGTTGCGCCTCCTGCAGCGACTGCCGCGCGACAGCTTTCGTGTCACATGCCTCTGCGTCGCGGAAAGCGATATCACTAAGTCATTGCGGGAGATCGGATGCAGCGTTCACATAACTCCATTTGCCGATGATCCGGACTGGCAATCCATCCAGCTGGGCGTAAGCCTTATTCGAGCGGAGTCGATCGATGTCATTCATGCGCATCTTCCTAATGCCCATTCGCTCGCAGGTATCCTCAGCAAGCTCACTGACACACCTGCGCTAGCCACCATACACGGCCGCTATCTCAGTATCCGGGACCTGGAAGTCCATAAAATTGCGCAGACCCATATCAGCGTGGTAGCGAAAACTGCCTATTTTCACGCACTCAGTCTGGGCGTCCCCGCCAGCAAACTGCGCTTTATCCCGAATGGCGTTGATACCAGGGTTTTCCATCCCACTGCGGGGGCGATTTATCTCCATTCCATCCTGAACATCCCTCCGCACACTCCGCTCATCGGGTTCATCGGCCGGCTTTCGCCGGAAAAAGGACCGGATGTATTCGTGCACATCGCCAGCATGGTCCACAAGCAGCTAAAAAATTGCCACTTTGTTCTCGTGGGCGAAGGGTCAATGCGGACAAAACTGGCGGAAGATATTAGTAATCTCGGCTTGACCGGCGTCATCCATATGGCCGGCATTCAAAGTGATATGCCCAAAGTTTATGCCTCCCTCGACGTCGTGGTTTCGACTTCATATTCTGAAGCCATGCCTCTGGCACTAATGGAAGCGATGGCTTCGGGACTGGCAGTGGTCTCCACGAACGTCGGCGGCATCGTCGATATCGTCGAGGCCGGACGTACGGGGTTGCTGAACAAAGTGGGCGATTCGGAAGGAATGGCAGCGAACATTGTTGCTTTGATGTCCGATACCTCAGCACGGGCAGAGATGGGAAAAGCAGCTCGAAAACGGGTCAAAGAAAAATTCGAGCTCAGCCAAAGTGTTAACCAGACCGGCGAACTACTGAGTTCGCTGATTCGGACGGGATATCACAGCGAGTTGAACGTCGGACAGGCGTGA
- a CDS encoding RNA 3'-terminal phosphate cyclase, which yields MHEIDGSCGEGGGQLLRAAVALPRSLAASSICAIFRLNSNPGLAPQHLFAVKAVARFAAPKWESNTSVDGKNTEIDYSEG from the coding sequence ATGCATGAAATCGATGGTTCCTGCGGTGAGGGCGGCGGTCAACTGCTGCGTGCAGCGGTGGCACTGCCGCGATCGTTGGCCGCTTCGTCCATTTGCGCAATATTCCGACTAAACTCCAACCCTGGTCTGGCGCCACAGCATCTCTTCGCGGTTAAGGCGGTCGCTCGCTTTGCGGCGCCGAAGTGGGAATCGAACACATCAGTTGATGGTAAGAATACTGAAATAGACTATAGTGAAGGATGA